A region of Nitrospirota bacterium DNA encodes the following proteins:
- the hemW gene encoding radical SAM family heme chaperone HemW: MAEFLYIHIPFCARKCVYCDFLSIPYDESLAEHYTHALCRELDLKKGLADTLKTIFFGGGTPTILSENCFHDIFNRIRENYIFAPSAEITVEANPGTLTERKVTALVNLGVNRLSLGVQSFQNEELKTLGRIHDADEAIRSAEMISAAGIENFSLDLIYGIPGQNMQTWKHTLQQAVALSPKHISAYELTPEPGTQLKRFIEAGDLKMPDEETILEMSDLTIDMLAQAGYEQYEISNYARPGYRCTHNMNYWDRGDYIGIGAGAHGFIRGFRTSNTRDIKDYIGKLQLDIIPEIEKTEISCEDALREFIFLGLRKAEGIRLSDAADLELKLHDAGADMVRDGFAAITKTHFRLTGKGRYIANTLIVQLLENLDL; the protein is encoded by the coding sequence ATGGCCGAATTTCTTTACATCCATATTCCGTTCTGCGCAAGAAAGTGTGTGTATTGCGACTTTCTCTCGATCCCTTATGACGAGTCCCTCGCAGAGCACTATACCCACGCACTCTGCAGGGAACTGGATCTGAAAAAAGGTCTTGCCGACACACTGAAAACAATCTTCTTCGGCGGCGGCACGCCGACAATCCTTTCCGAAAACTGCTTTCATGATATCTTCAATCGGATCAGGGAGAACTACATTTTTGCACCTTCAGCAGAGATAACGGTTGAAGCAAATCCCGGGACCTTAACAGAAAGAAAGGTCACTGCCCTCGTCAACCTCGGTGTCAACCGGCTGAGCCTTGGGGTTCAATCCTTTCAGAACGAAGAACTTAAAACCCTCGGGAGGATCCATGACGCAGATGAGGCAATACGGTCTGCAGAAATGATCAGCGCTGCAGGCATCGAAAACTTCTCCCTTGATCTTATATACGGCATCCCGGGACAGAACATGCAAACATGGAAGCATACTTTACAGCAGGCTGTCGCCCTTTCTCCAAAACATATATCCGCATATGAGCTGACACCAGAGCCGGGGACGCAGCTGAAGAGATTCATTGAGGCAGGAGATCTGAAAATGCCTGATGAAGAGACGATCCTTGAGATGTCCGACCTCACAATCGATATGCTTGCGCAGGCAGGATATGAACAGTATGAGATATCGAACTATGCCCGGCCCGGCTATCGCTGCACTCACAATATGAACTACTGGGACCGCGGCGACTATATTGGTATCGGCGCCGGCGCCCATGGCTTCATCAGGGGATTCCGGACAAGCAATACCCGCGATATCAAAGACTACATCGGGAAGCTGCAACTGGATATTATTCCAGAGATCGAGAAGACCGAGATATCGTGTGAAGATGCACTCAGGGAGTTTATCTTTCTCGGTCTGCGGAAAGCTGAAGGTATCCGCCTCTCAGATGCCGCAGATCTTGAGCTCAAGCTTCATGACGCCGGAGCTGATATGGTCAGAGATGGTTTTGCGGCGATCACAAAGACCCATTTCCGCCTTACCGGAAAAGGTCGTTATATCGCAAATACCCTAATCGTCCAACTCCTTGAGAACCTGGATCTTTGA
- a CDS encoding cofactor-independent phosphoglycerate mutase, translating into MKYIVIVGDGMADRPLAELGGKTPLQKAYTPNMDRLAATSSLGKVRTVPESMHPGSDVANLSILGYDPAKYYSGRAPLEAASIGVELGKDDVAFRCNLVTLKFNRDRTSAVMEDYSSGHISSGEAAELIKEVSGQLGTGKIAFYPGVSYRHLMVWAEGSVEIECVPPHDMLGKEIIDYLPVGRGEEVIRKIMMDSVDILESHPVNRNRVREGKNPGNSVWLWGQGKRPQMPTFQEKYGISGALVSAVDLTKGLGIYAGFRILEVPGMTGYLDTNYQGKADATIEALKQVDFVYLHVEAPDEAGHSGKCKDKVRAIEDFDRFIVGAVLEGMKAFDTYRILVLPDHATPVELRTHSAEPVPFMLYDSRAQKNNAVHAYDEAITERDDIMVFEEGYKLMDFFIKG; encoded by the coding sequence GTGAAATATATTGTGATCGTTGGAGATGGCATGGCTGACAGGCCCCTGGCGGAGCTTGGCGGTAAGACGCCGCTGCAGAAGGCCTATACGCCGAACATGGACCGGCTTGCTGCGACAAGCAGCCTGGGGAAGGTGCGAACTGTTCCGGAAAGCATGCACCCGGGCTCTGATGTTGCCAACCTGAGCATCCTCGGGTACGACCCTGCCAAATATTATTCCGGCAGGGCCCCGCTTGAAGCGGCCAGCATCGGTGTTGAACTTGGGAAGGACGATGTTGCCTTCAGGTGCAATCTTGTTACGCTCAAGTTCAACCGGGACAGGACCAGTGCAGTGATGGAAGATTACAGCAGCGGCCATATCTCTTCAGGTGAAGCGGCGGAATTGATCAAAGAGGTGAGCGGTCAGCTCGGCACCGGGAAGATCGCGTTTTATCCCGGGGTCAGTTACCGCCATCTGATGGTCTGGGCTGAAGGATCAGTCGAGATCGAATGTGTCCCTCCCCATGATATGCTCGGCAAGGAGATCATCGATTATCTTCCGGTCGGCAGGGGCGAAGAGGTGATCAGGAAGATCATGATGGATTCTGTTGATATTCTTGAGAGCCATCCCGTGAACAGGAACAGGGTCAGGGAAGGGAAGAACCCGGGCAACAGTGTCTGGCTCTGGGGGCAGGGCAAAAGACCTCAGATGCCGACCTTTCAGGAAAAATACGGCATCAGCGGCGCTCTTGTCTCTGCGGTTGATCTGACCAAGGGGCTTGGCATCTATGCAGGATTCAGAATTCTCGAGGTCCCGGGTATGACCGGATATCTTGATACCAATTATCAGGGAAAGGCTGATGCCACGATCGAGGCATTGAAGCAGGTAGATTTTGTGTACCTGCATGTCGAGGCCCCTGACGAGGCAGGCCACTCCGGAAAATGCAAGGATAAGGTCCGGGCCATTGAGGATTTTGACAGGTTTATCGTAGGGGCTGTTCTGGAGGGGATGAAGGCCTTTGATACATACCGGATCCTTGTGCTTCCTGACCATGCGACGCCGGTAGAGCTCAGGACCCATTCGGCAGAGCCTGTTCCGTTTATGCTCTATGACAGCCGGGCTCAGAAGAATAATGCGGTGCATGCCTATGACGAGGCTATTACGGAGAGAGATGACATTATGGTTTTTGAAGAAGGATATAAACTGATGGACTTTTTTATCAAAGGATAA
- a CDS encoding flavodoxin family protein, whose translation MKVVALNGSPRKEGNTRDAINIVFEELQKEGIETEYLQLGGTDIKGCKACYKCFELKNKRCIQTDELNTFVEKMISADGILIGSPTYFANVSTEVKALIDRAGLVARANDHLFKRKVGSAVVSFRRAGGTDVYSSINYFFGISHMIIPGSSYWSIGQGRNPGEVLKDEEGVTTFRHLGQNMAWLLKKIHA comes from the coding sequence ATGAAAGTAGTGGCCTTGAACGGTAGTCCGAGAAAAGAAGGAAATACCCGAGATGCGATCAACATTGTTTTTGAGGAACTGCAGAAGGAAGGGATCGAGACAGAGTACCTTCAGCTGGGCGGCACAGACATCAAAGGCTGCAAAGCCTGTTACAAATGCTTTGAGCTGAAGAACAAACGCTGCATTCAGACAGATGAACTCAATACATTCGTCGAGAAGATGATCAGCGCGGATGGGATCCTTATCGGTTCCCCGACCTATTTTGCGAACGTCTCGACCGAGGTGAAGGCTCTCATTGACCGTGCCGGTCTTGTTGCCAGGGCAAACGATCATCTCTTTAAGCGAAAAGTAGGGAGCGCTGTTGTGTCGTTCAGGCGTGCCGGAGGGACAGATGTATACTCAAGCATCAACTACTTTTTTGGCATCAGCCATATGATCATCCCCGGTTCGAGCTACTGGAGCATAGGCCAGGGCAGAAACCCCGGAGAGGTCCTGAAGGACGAAGAAGGTGTTACGACATTCAGACACCTTGGCCAGAATATGGCCTGGCTTTTGAAGAAGATCCACGCATAA
- a CDS encoding 2,3-bisphosphoglycerate-independent phosphoglycerate mutase yields the protein MQKLLKSLVQKNRSKIVLVVLDGLGGLPVNGRTELETASTPNMDSLARASACGLHTPVAPGITPGSGPGHLSLFGYDPLEFQIGRGILEALGLGIEIRRTDVAVRCNYATIRDGLIIDRRAGRIPTDQSRKLTERLQKEITRIDDAEITFAPGMEHRFAVIMRFPEDLAKDAAQIPDTDPQQEGKAPLNPQPLSKSSEKVAAVAGKIIAQIHEALKNEERANFALMRGFSGMPDIPTFDQAYGLNALAIATYPMYRGLATLVGMHAPALEGSVEDEIAFLKDQYDNYDFFFLHVKKVDSYGEDGNFSEKTRRIEEFDVLLPKIMALNPDVLAITGDHSTPALMEGHSWHPVPMLLKSPYVLGGLCSSFSERECTKGELGIFPTVQLMSFMLANALRLKKFGA from the coding sequence ATGCAGAAACTTCTGAAAAGCCTGGTTCAAAAGAACAGATCAAAGATCGTGCTCGTGGTTCTTGACGGCCTCGGCGGCCTTCCTGTCAACGGAAGGACCGAACTTGAGACCGCGTCAACACCGAACATGGACAGCCTCGCCCGGGCATCGGCCTGCGGCCTGCATACGCCTGTTGCACCGGGCATCACACCCGGCAGCGGCCCCGGCCACCTCTCTCTTTTCGGCTATGATCCGCTTGAGTTTCAGATCGGCAGAGGAATACTGGAGGCGCTCGGTCTTGGTATCGAGATCAGGAGAACTGATGTGGCGGTAAGATGCAACTATGCGACCATCAGGGATGGGCTGATTATTGACCGGAGAGCAGGAAGAATACCGACTGACCAGAGCAGAAAACTGACTGAACGGCTGCAGAAAGAGATCACAAGGATCGACGATGCGGAGATAACGTTTGCGCCCGGCATGGAGCACCGTTTTGCCGTGATCATGAGGTTCCCTGAAGATCTTGCCAAGGACGCGGCACAGATCCCCGACACAGACCCCCAGCAGGAAGGCAAGGCACCTCTTAACCCACAGCCACTTTCAAAGAGCTCTGAAAAGGTCGCTGCTGTCGCCGGAAAGATCATAGCACAGATACATGAGGCATTAAAAAATGAGGAACGGGCAAATTTCGCTCTTATGAGGGGATTTTCCGGCATGCCCGATATACCGACCTTCGATCAGGCATATGGCCTGAATGCCTTGGCCATTGCGACCTATCCCATGTACCGCGGCCTTGCAACCCTGGTCGGTATGCATGCTCCGGCCCTGGAAGGTTCAGTTGAGGATGAGATAGCATTTCTCAAAGATCAGTATGACAATTACGATTTCTTTTTTCTCCATGTCAAGAAGGTCGACTCATACGGTGAGGATGGCAATTTTTCCGAAAAGACCAGGAGGATCGAAGAATTCGATGTTCTCCTTCCGAAGATCATGGCACTGAATCCTGATGTCCTTGCCATTACCGGCGATCACTCAACACCCGCTCTCATGGAGGGACACAGCTGGCATCCTGTGCCGATGCTTTTGAAGTCGCCGTATGTGCTTGGGGGCCTCTGCTCCTCATTCTCAGAGCGCGAATGCACAAAGGGAGAATTGGGGATCTTTCCAACCGTTCAGCTTATGTCATTCATGCTTGCCAATGCCCTGCGCCTCAAGAAGTTCGGCGCGTAA
- a CDS encoding threonine synthase → MGHVKGLKCRECGREYPVDPIYVCEFCFGPLEVAYDYAGIAAAITRKKIEQRPENLWRYRELLPIDGEPQVGLNSGFTPLIKADRLAKTLGLDALYIKDDTVVHPTLSFKDRVVAVALTKAKEFRFDTVACASTGNLAHSVSAHGARAGFNRFIFIPATLEASKIVASLVYEPNLIAVDGNYDDVNRLCSEVANKYRWAFVNINIRPFYAEGSKTIGFEIAEQLGWKAPDNIVVPCASGSLLTKVWKALKEFKEIGILKELDTKIFGSQAAGCNPIAAAVKAGTDIIRPVKPNTIAKSLAIGNPADGFYASQVIRETGGHAEDVSDQEIIDAIKLLARTEGIFAETAGGVTLAATRKLIASGKIKRDEMTVICITGNGLKTQEALQGQTTLPHYIKPSLASFEEVLEKINNAQ, encoded by the coding sequence ATGGGACATGTAAAAGGACTAAAATGCAGGGAATGCGGCAGGGAATATCCGGTTGACCCTATTTATGTCTGTGAGTTCTGTTTTGGCCCGCTTGAAGTCGCCTATGACTACGCGGGCATAGCCGCGGCGATAACGAGAAAAAAGATCGAGCAGCGTCCGGAAAACCTCTGGCGCTACCGGGAACTCCTCCCCATAGACGGCGAGCCTCAGGTTGGCCTCAATTCCGGGTTCACACCGCTCATTAAGGCAGACAGGCTTGCAAAGACGCTCGGCCTTGATGCGCTCTATATCAAGGACGACACGGTTGTCCATCCTACACTTTCATTCAAGGACCGCGTTGTTGCGGTTGCGCTTACCAAGGCAAAGGAGTTCAGGTTCGATACGGTTGCCTGCGCATCCACCGGCAACCTTGCCCATTCCGTATCTGCTCATGGCGCGCGCGCAGGCTTCAACCGTTTCATTTTTATTCCGGCAACGCTTGAGGCCAGCAAGATCGTGGCATCTCTTGTGTACGAACCGAATCTCATAGCGGTTGACGGCAATTACGATGACGTGAACAGGCTCTGCAGCGAGGTTGCGAACAAATACCGCTGGGCATTTGTGAATATCAATATCAGGCCATTCTATGCAGAGGGGTCAAAGACGATCGGTTTTGAGATCGCAGAACAGCTTGGATGGAAGGCTCCTGACAATATTGTTGTGCCCTGTGCAAGCGGTTCGCTTCTGACCAAGGTATGGAAGGCGCTCAAGGAGTTCAAGGAAATAGGCATCCTGAAGGAGCTTGATACGAAGATCTTCGGCTCTCAGGCAGCAGGCTGCAACCCCATTGCTGCTGCGGTCAAGGCCGGCACGGACATCATCCGGCCGGTGAAGCCGAACACGATCGCAAAATCGCTCGCCATCGGCAATCCTGCGGACGGTTTTTATGCGTCCCAGGTGATCAGGGAGACGGGCGGACATGCTGAGGATGTTTCTGATCAGGAGATCATCGATGCCATAAAGCTTCTCGCAAGGACCGAGGGTATCTTTGCCGAGACGGCAGGTGGCGTGACCCTGGCAGCGACCCGAAAACTGATCGCAAGCGGAAAGATAAAGCGCGACGAGATGACGGTCATCTGCATTACCGGAAACGGGCTGAAGACCCAGGAAGCGCTGCAGGGACAGACGACATTGCCGCACTATATAAAGCCGAGCCTCGCCTCATTCGAGGAAGTGCTCGAAAAAATAAACAACGCCCAATAA
- the mazG gene encoding nucleoside triphosphate pyrophosphohydrolase codes for MNLEELVKIMAALRSEKGCPWDKEQTRESLKPFIIEEAYEVIDAIDQKTPDEVKEELGDLLFQIVFQSRIAEENGEFRLEDVIDGIAKKMISRHPHVFGDSDIRTSEEVLVKWDEHKKREGKQKESILEGIPKTMPALLRAKKLQDRAAKVGFDWEKIDDVLLKLDEEVSEFKQAVKERKEAPIEDELGDILFMIVNISRFIGVNPEEALRKTISKFISRFRYIEMAAAENGDKLSDMSLAEMDALWDEAKRRQRS; via the coding sequence ATGAACCTTGAAGAACTGGTAAAGATCATGGCTGCGCTGAGGAGTGAGAAGGGCTGTCCCTGGGACAAGGAACAGACGCGGGAATCGCTCAAGCCCTTTATTATTGAAGAGGCATACGAGGTGATTGATGCCATCGATCAGAAAACCCCCGATGAGGTGAAAGAGGAATTAGGCGATCTCCTGTTCCAGATCGTGTTCCAGAGCCGGATAGCAGAAGAGAATGGCGAGTTCAGGCTTGAAGATGTCATTGACGGCATAGCAAAGAAAATGATCTCCCGTCATCCTCATGTGTTCGGTGACTCGGACATCAGAACATCAGAAGAGGTTTTGGTCAAATGGGACGAGCACAAGAAAAGGGAAGGCAAGCAGAAAGAGTCGATACTGGAAGGCATACCAAAGACCATGCCGGCGCTTCTGCGTGCCAAAAAGCTCCAGGACCGGGCTGCGAAGGTCGGCTTTGACTGGGAAAAGATCGACGATGTCCTTTTGAAGCTGGACGAAGAGGTGAGCGAATTCAAGCAGGCCGTGAAAGAGAGGAAGGAAGCTCCGATCGAGGACGAACTTGGCGATATCCTCTTCATGATCGTGAATATCTCCCGTTTTATTGGAGTGAATCCTGAAGAGGCGCTCAGAAAAACGATCAGCAAATTCATATCCCGCTTCCGGTATATCGAGATGGCTGCGGCTGAAAACGGTGATAAGCTCTCTGACATGAGCCTTGCAGAAATGGATGCGCTCTGGGATGAGGCGAAACGGCGGCAGCGATCCTGA
- a CDS encoding aspartate kinase, with product MALIVQKYGGTSVGNIERIKNVANRVARTVQAGNQVVVVVSAMSGETDKLIGLANQLSATPAERELDMLLSSGERVTSALTAMAIDALGHKAKSFTGRQAGIVTDAVHTKAKIERINGERISKALDEGFVVVLAGFQGITPNEDVTTLGRGGSDLSAVAIASAINADLCEIYTDVDGVYTTDPNIVPEARKLDKISYEEMLELASLGAKVLQTRSVEFAMKYKVPVVVRSSFNDNPGTLVVEEDRDMENVFVSGIAYDKNQAKVTIVNVPDRPGIAAKLFEAIAASNIVVDMIVQNVSSDGKFADISFTVPKTDTRKALEVSEAIAKALGAERVDKREDISKISVIGVGMRTHSGVASKMFQTLAANNINIAMISTSEIKVSCVIDLKYTELAVRVLHEAFGLAG from the coding sequence GTGGCACTCATAGTTCAAAAATATGGCGGCACCTCGGTCGGCAACATAGAAAGGATCAAGAATGTTGCCAACCGTGTTGCAAGAACAGTTCAGGCAGGCAACCAGGTTGTTGTGGTAGTCTCTGCCATGTCGGGCGAGACGGACAAGCTTATCGGTCTTGCGAATCAATTATCAGCAACGCCTGCAGAGCGCGAACTCGATATGCTCCTGTCGTCAGGCGAGCGCGTTACCAGTGCGCTTACCGCCATGGCAATCGATGCACTGGGCCATAAGGCAAAGTCTTTTACCGGACGTCAGGCAGGCATTGTTACGGACGCGGTCCATACAAAGGCGAAGATCGAGCGGATCAACGGGGAGCGGATCAGTAAGGCGCTGGACGAGGGGTTTGTGGTGGTGCTCGCCGGGTTTCAGGGAATTACTCCGAACGAGGACGTTACCACTCTTGGCAGAGGCGGGTCTGATCTTTCTGCTGTTGCGATCGCTTCTGCCATCAATGCTGATCTTTGCGAGATCTATACAGATGTTGACGGCGTCTATACGACCGACCCGAACATCGTGCCTGAAGCGCGCAAGCTCGACAAAATATCCTACGAAGAGATGCTTGAGCTTGCAAGTCTCGGCGCAAAGGTCCTGCAGACGCGCTCCGTTGAATTTGCAATGAAATATAAGGTGCCTGTTGTTGTCCGGTCCAGCTTTAATGATAATCCGGGAACACTGGTTGTTGAGGAGGATAGGGATATGGAGAATGTTTTTGTTTCAGGCATTGCATACGACAAGAACCAGGCGAAGGTCACGATCGTGAACGTGCCTGACAGGCCGGGCATTGCTGCAAAGCTTTTCGAGGCCATAGCAGCTTCGAATATCGTGGTTGACATGATCGTGCAGAATGTGAGCAGCGACGGGAAGTTTGCAGATATTTCCTTTACCGTGCCCAAGACCGATACACGCAAGGCCCTTGAGGTCTCAGAGGCCATTGCAAAGGCGCTGGGTGCAGAGCGTGTTGACAAGAGGGAAGACATCAGCAAGATCTCTGTCATCGGTGTCGGCATGAGGACGCATTCCGGTGTTGCCTCGAAGATGTTTCAGACCCTTGCTGCGAATAACATCAATATTGCCATGATCAGCACATCCGAGATCAAGGTTTCGTGTGTCATAGACCTGAAATATACCGAACTTGCTGTCCGGGTGCTTCACGAGGCATTCGGACTTGCAGGATAA
- a CDS encoding MoaD/ThiS family protein: MAVKVRIPTPLQKLTQGKEEVDGNAGTIIALVNELDKAYPGLAERVSENGKIRRFVNIYLNDEDIRFLNAEETPVKDGDEVSIVPAIAGGAC, translated from the coding sequence ATGGCAGTGAAAGTAAGAATACCCACACCGCTGCAGAAACTGACACAGGGAAAGGAAGAGGTCGACGGAAACGCAGGAACGATCATTGCATTGGTGAACGAACTTGACAAGGCTTACCCCGGTCTTGCAGAAAGGGTCTCAGAGAATGGCAAGATCCGCAGGTTCGTCAACATCTATCTTAATGATGAGGATATACGGTTCCTGAATGCTGAAGAGACGCCCGTCAAGGACGGCGACGAGGTCTCCATTGTCCCGGCCATCGCAGGCGGAGCCTGTTAG
- a CDS encoding YqgE/AlgH family protein, with protein MKMHSLAGNFLIASPGLDDPHFSQSVVLMCDHTDNGAFGIVVNRVLTESFQSLAFRFDLKKGPVDMPVYYGGPVQPEQGYIIYAPFRKKYGLLKITKNIGVSSSRELLQDILNGKGPDSYLFSLGHSGWGANQIEEELMTDSWLVVPMAEDIIFSVKPAERWRSAARLIGVDFHRYSKRSGNA; from the coding sequence ATGAAGATGCATAGTCTCGCAGGTAATTTCCTGATAGCCTCGCCAGGCCTGGATGATCCGCATTTCAGCCAGTCTGTTGTGCTGATGTGCGACCATACGGATAACGGGGCCTTTGGTATCGTGGTCAACAGGGTGCTCACCGAAAGTTTTCAGTCGCTTGCCTTCAGATTCGACCTTAAAAAGGGTCCGGTTGACATGCCGGTATATTATGGTGGTCCCGTTCAGCCCGAACAGGGCTATATCATTTATGCCCCGTTCAGGAAAAAATACGGTTTGCTGAAGATAACGAAGAATATCGGTGTGTCATCATCCCGGGAACTGCTTCAGGACATTCTGAACGGCAAGGGGCCTGACAGCTATCTCTTCTCGCTCGGCCACTCAGGGTGGGGCGCCAATCAGATAGAGGAAGAGCTCATGACAGACAGCTGGCTCGTTGTGCCGATGGCAGAGGATATCATCTTCTCGGTAAAGCCGGCAGAGCGGTGGAGATCTGCTGCAAGGCTTATCGGTGTTGATTTTCACCGCTATTCCAAAAGATCAGGAAACGCTTAA
- a CDS encoding YchF/TatD family DNA exonuclease, whose protein sequence is MTHHPSPSFIDTHCHIEMKEFDPDRDEVIKRAREAGLEAMITIGSDLEGTLQGVKLAELHDCIYSSVGIHPHEAKDFTDQTYSLLRDLAQKQKVIAIGETGLDYHYDHSPRELQQTVFRKQLELANETCLPVIIHSREADEDTLRIVWESGCSRGVFHCFSGDAAMAEQVMALGFYISIAGPVTFRKATGLQEVARSIPDDYLLVETDAPYLTPEPFRGKRNEPAYILNTAKKIAELRGISLQDLSRITTLNAKRLFSIGTLPEKGEITYQIRDSLYLNITNRCTNKCSFCVKFNSDFVKGHRLRLSHEPSAEELKTEIGDPSRFREIVFCGYGEPLQRLDLVKEIAGWIKAGGGRVRINTNGHANLIHKRDIIPELKGLVDSVSISLDAHDAETYNRICRPYFPDAYEEVVRFTRRIKEAVPDVQVTVVNLPEVDLIKCEELAKELGARFRVRELDVVG, encoded by the coding sequence ATCACTCATCACCCATCACCGTCTTTTATCGACACCCACTGCCACATCGAGATGAAGGAATTTGATCCTGACCGTGACGAGGTCATCAAGCGGGCCAGGGAGGCAGGCCTTGAGGCCATGATCACTATAGGTTCTGACCTTGAGGGAACGCTGCAGGGTGTGAAGCTTGCCGAACTGCATGACTGCATCTACTCTTCTGTCGGCATACATCCCCATGAGGCAAAAGACTTTACCGATCAGACCTATTCACTTCTCAGGGATCTTGCGCAAAAACAGAAGGTGATCGCAATAGGAGAGACCGGTCTTGATTATCATTACGATCATTCTCCGAGAGAGCTTCAGCAGACAGTCTTCAGGAAACAGCTTGAACTGGCGAATGAGACATGCCTGCCGGTTATCATTCATAGCCGTGAGGCAGATGAAGACACTCTCAGGATCGTATGGGAATCAGGCTGCAGCCGCGGCGTCTTCCACTGCTTCTCCGGTGATGCGGCAATGGCGGAACAGGTCATGGCATTGGGTTTTTATATCTCGATCGCAGGGCCGGTGACCTTCAGAAAGGCAACGGGTCTGCAGGAGGTTGCCCGGAGCATTCCTGACGACTATCTCCTGGTCGAAACAGATGCTCCCTATCTTACGCCTGAACCCTTCCGGGGCAAGCGCAATGAACCGGCTTATATTCTCAACACCGCAAAAAAGATCGCTGAACTGAGAGGCATCAGCCTGCAGGACCTGTCACGTATCACGACCCTGAACGCCAAGAGGCTTTTCAGTATAGGAACACTCCCTGAAAAAGGAGAAATAACATATCAGATACGGGACAGCCTGTATCTGAATATCACTAACCGCTGCACGAACAAATGCTCTTTTTGCGTCAAGTTCAACTCGGATTTTGTAAAAGGCCACAGACTGAGACTCTCACATGAGCCGTCTGCAGAGGAATTGAAGACAGAGATCGGTGATCCCTCGCGCTTCAGAGAGATCGTCTTCTGCGGGTATGGTGAACCCCTGCAACGGCTCGATCTGGTGAAAGAGATCGCCGGGTGGATCAAGGCAGGCGGAGGTCGGGTCAGGATCAATACGAACGGCCATGCGAACCTGATCCATAAGCGGGACATCATTCCGGAACTGAAGGGTCTTGTCGACAGCGTCTCCATAAGCCTTGATGCACATGATGCAGAGACCTATAACAGGATCTGCAGGCCCTATTTCCCGGATGCGTACGAAGAGGTTGTCAGATTTACGCGAAGGATAAAGGAAGCAGTGCCTGATGTTCAGGTAACGGTCGTAAACCTGCCCGAAGTTGATCTGATAAAATGCGAAGAGCTCGCAAAAGAGCTGGGTGCAAGATTCAGGGTCAGAGAACTTGACGTTGTTGGGTAG
- a CDS encoding NIL domain-containing protein: MMKSRVKLTFPQNLIKEPVIFSMAKQFNVMPNIRRARITETVGEMVLELEGAQDDLDRGIAFLKEKGIEVEMAVGDVIE, encoded by the coding sequence ATGATGAAATCACGCGTGAAGCTGACCTTTCCGCAGAACCTTATCAAGGAGCCGGTTATCTTCTCTATGGCAAAGCAGTTCAATGTTATGCCGAATATCAGACGGGCCAGGATCACGGAAACAGTAGGAGAGATGGTGCTTGAGCTCGAGGGAGCCCAGGATGATCTCGATCGCGGCATAGCTTTTCTGAAGGAAAAAGGCATCGAGGTCGAGATGGCTGTAGGCGACGTCATCGAGTAG